TTCCTTCCCTATTACTCCTTCGACTTACCTCGCTACAAGTCAGTCATGGCAAGTATTACACACCAAAGGACTTACCACAACCACAGGTTTGAGCTGCATTCGGATTAGTGAATTGGAAACCGCCACCGATCATCGCGTCGCTGTAATCTAGCATTAAACCATAAAGATACAATAGACTCTTGCGATCGCAGACGATTTTAAAACCGTCGTAATCAAAAACATCATCTTTGTCAGTAATTTTGCTGACATCTTCAAAATCCATCATGTAAGACATCCCGGAACAGCCACCTTGACGCACCCCGACGCGCAAACAAAGGTCTTCTCCTTGGCTGCTGCGGAGCATTTTTACCTGTCTGAGTGCTGATTCGCTTAACTGAATACCCCGTTGTTGAGACTGTTGTTGAGACTGAGTTGCCTGTGTCATTTGTTGCTCTACTCCTTAATAATTTAAAGAACTCTCACCCCAAGATTAAGTCATCAGAGGATTTGAAAAAGTATTTATCTTCATCCCTCTATTTTAGCGAGATGCATAACCAGTTCAGCGCAGGAAATAATTTGAGATTTGCGGATGGGGATGAGGTGATAGTCTATCCAGGGTTCAAAATATGGGTTCAAAATATGATTTGTACTCTGGATTTTTATTTAGCACTGCCAAAAAAATCCCTACTCCTACACACATAATACTAATTCTCCAAAATAACGCTACACATAGACAGCAGGGGGAGAATTATAGCGTTTCCCAATCAGATGAAATACAACCCCACCCGCCCTATCGGGCACCCTCCGCAAAATCGGGGAGGGCTGGTTCTTCCATACCTCACTAGAATGAGAAACGCTATATCTGTAGCGGAATTAAGAGAAATTGTATAAAAACTCAACAATCAGCGTTGATGCCGAATTAATAGAGTCTCGACTAAAATTTGAGCCGTTTTCAACCGTTGGGGGTCATTGGATTGGGCAACCCATGCTGCCAACTCATTCAGGGAACCGTTTAACAAATGGGCAAAACCTTGAGCATCAATCGTATTCAGTTTTCCCTCGTTGACAACTGTCTGAATTGATTCATAGAGCAATCCAAACCCATACTGATCAAACTCAACTAAGGTTTCTGCGGCTAAAACTGCTGGTGCTTCAATATATACCAACCGCCGCAAATCTCCTTGCTGGGCAATTTCTAAAAATGCCTGACAGCCTACAATTAACTGTTCCCAAGGGTCTTCTATAGTCTCTACCTGGTTGTGAATGTAGTCTGTCATCTCCCCATAGGCTTCGGCAACTACAGCCTTGAAAACCCCTAGCTTATCGTGAAATTGATGATACAACGCCCCACGAGTAATCCCCAATCCGTTGATAATTTCCTCGGTTCCAGTTGCCGCATATCCTTTGGTGGCAAATAGTTGACGCGCCCGATCGAGAATAGCACGGCGAGTACGTAGGGTTTGTTCAGCTTTGGTTAACTTGGCGGACATGGCAGATTATTCACATTTAACATTCATACAGTATGTATCTTGACAACAGCCCAGAAGATTCTCTATTTTAGATACATACAGATTGTATCTTTTTTTTGACCTCCAGGAGGTTGTGATGACAGTCGAACTTCGTACCCGCAAAGCTACCTATGCAGATATTCCTTTCCTTGCCAGAATAGTATATGAAGCCTCTTTACCGCCTTTGAATCATTGTTTTTGGGGAGACTTGTTGCCAGAGGGAACCAGTTCATTGGCATTTATTGAGGCAATGTTGAGGGCGGATGCTTCTAATTGGGGTAACGCGCAAGATTTCTTGATTTTAGAAGCCGAAGGCAAGCCCGTAGCCGCAGCAGCAGGCTATACACCGAATTTAGAAGATTACTGTCCTTTGCGTCTATCTTGTATGGAGGCGATCGCCCACCACTTAAATTGGTCATCAGAAGTTGCCGCAGCTTTTAGCGATCGCTACTTGCAATATTGGGGAGGGAATTGCCAACCGATTTTTCTCGCACCCCAAGCTCCCTGGATTATTGAAACTGTGGCAGTAGTACCGGAAGCACGGGGGCAAGGATTGGGAAAAACTGTGGTGAGAGCTTTGTTAGAAGCCGGGAAAGCACAACAGTATTCTCACGCAGGAATCATGATAATAAATGGTAACAATACAGCCCTTCGTACTTATGAGTCTGTTGGCTTTCAGCCATACCAAACCTTTTATAGCGCCTACTTTTGGGATAATTATCAGATAGATTTCCCAGGTGTGACTAAGTTTACTCTTCGTCTAAATTAGTATGTCTAAGTCATTCCAGACAATGCTTGTAGCTGGTGCTAGTCGGGGAATTGGACTTGCGGTTGCCGAACATTTAGCACCCCAATCCCAGCGCTTGCTGGCAGTTTCTCGGACTTTTGCACCGATTGGAGAATGGATTCAGGCAGATTTATCGCAACTAGAGGGTGTGGAAAAGGTGGCAGAGGCGATTGGTGGCGATCGCCTGGATGGATTGTTATACATGGGGGGAACTTGGGAAACCCATGCATTTACTCGCCAATACAGCTTTGAAGATTGCTCGGATATAGATATTGCCAGAGTTATTGCGGTGAATTTAGTCGCACCAATTCGTTTGGCGAAAGCTTTACTACCAGCATTACGGCAATCGGATAACCCGAAAATTATTTTTATGGGTTCCCTTTCGGGAAGGGATAACTTTTCCGGGCGAGAAGTTGCCAATAGTGCCTCCAAATTTGGGTTGCGGGGTGTGGTGCATTCCTTGCGTGAAGAGTTGCGTTCCCAGCAAATTGGTGTAACAGTGATTAATCCCGGAAATGTTGGCACACCGGAAGTTATAGCCGATTTGCAAGCAAATAACCTGTTGGGTGGTGAGGCAATTCCTTTAACAGATTTATTGAAGATTATTGATTGTGTCCTCTCATTATCAAGAGCTACTTGTGTGAAGGAGATTGATGTACCTGCAATGTTAGGTGAGGGAGCTTGAGTAAATTGAGACGTGGGCAATTTCTAGAGATGGCTATCTACCACTGAGGAAAGCATTCACAAGTGCTTCTACTAAAGCGTTACGCTGCTTGCGGTTGAGACGTTTGATCACAGCGCGATCGCCATCGAGGGGATTTTTCTTTAAACTATCGTTTCCTGGATAGCTGGAATCATAGATAATTTCATTCACACCCAGGTAATCAGCTAAAGTTAATTTCCAATCTAGGCGAAAGTTAGGGCTACGTCCTTTAATATACATATGGTAGTTAACCATACGACTGACAAGAGTATTTCTCTCTGCGACTTTGCTGCTTTCTCGGCTAATATACTGATTTTCTTTAGGTAAATCTGGTAACTGCTGATAAACTTGCTGCCAAGCATCACCAGTCGGGATATTTTGGGCGGAAACCGAGGTATTATCTAAGCTATGGAGACAAATAACTATCAAACCTGTTACAAGGAAGATAGTGATTAATTGCCAGTATTTATACAGGGGTGTCAAGGCTAATCGTCGCTCCATGGAAATTTTGGTGATTGATGATTTTTCCGAGGGTTTTTATCAGATCCCCGACTCCAAAAAAATCGGGGATATTGTCACTGGCAACTCATCAAAATTTAGTTTTAGACTTCACCAATAATCTCAGGTTGGGTTAACTCATCAGACATTTCAATAATTGCCCGCAGTACAGGTTTCATCATCATGTCTTCAGCGCTGTCAAAATCTTCATAGCGACGACGTTTAGCACGATTTGCCACCTGAACCGTAATGCGGTAGCGATTTGAGGCTGCACTAATTAAATCCTCAGCACGGTGCATAATTTGCGATGGGGTAGTCTCGAATCTAGAACGCTTAAGCATATTTACCGCTTTTGTGGGTCACTCACCAGTTTAACAATAATACACTTGTTACAGAAGCGAGCTATTCATCAGGAAAGCACAATTTTGTCGCTAATATCCTACTCCTTAGCAATTATGCAACCTGTACGGGGAGGAATTGTTAATTCTAAATAGGTATTGTGACTTTCTGGAAGTAATTGGACGATGGTTCCCGTACCATAGATGACTACCTCTGGTTGGCTGGTTAATTGGCTGATATCAAGATTGTGATTGATGGTTGTACTGCCTGTATTGACAGCAATAATTAATACTTCCGTTTCCCGGATGCGAGCAAAAACGTATAGTTCTCCTTGGGCATGAAGAACTTCATAAGTACCGATGCGTAAACAGGGATACTTGTGACGTAGTTGAATTAACTGGCGGTGGGTTTGGAGAAGTTCTTGATTCCAGTCTTGTGCTTGGGGAAAACCACGCCGACAATCGGGGTCAATGCCACCCATCAAGCCGACTTCATCACCATAGTAGATGCTAGGGGCACCGGGGAAAGTCATTAATAGTAATGTAGCTAATTTGACTGTGTTGATATCGCCATCTGCCATGGTAAGTAACCGTGCGGTGTCATGACTAGCAAGCAGATTTAATTGGGTGAGTTGAATTTCCCAGGGGTAGAGCTGGAGGAGATTGTGAATTTTGGTGGCGTATTCTGTGGCTGATATGGGTGGATAGGGTTCGTAATCCCTTCCTTGGATGTGTTGGGGTTGAATGCGATCGCCACCAGTAAAAGCAATTGTTGCTCCTGTAAATAAATAATTCATCACCCCGTCAAACTGGGTTCCATCTAACCATTGTCGAGAGTCTCCCCAAATTTCACCCACAATATAAGCTTCAGGATTAATTGCTTTTACCCGTTGCCGAAATTCTTGCCAAAATCCAGGAGCGCTAATTTCAAAGGGCACATCTAAACGCCAACCATCAATACCAAATTCAATCCAATATTCGGCAATTTTCATTAAATATTCCCGCACCTGGGGATTGTTATGGTTAAAAACTGGTAATGCGCGATTTCCTACCCAACTACGGTAATTAGCTGGCGAATCACCTGTATAGGGGGCAAGGGGAAAATCTTCAATCTCAAACCAATCAATCCAAGGGGAATAGGAACCATTTTCCAAAACATCATGGAAAAAGAAAAAACCACGACTACAGTGATTAAAAACACCATCTAAGACAATTTTGATATTTTTTTCGTGGGCAGCATCTAAAAATTCTCGAAAGGCAATATTACCTCCGAGAATGGGATCTACTTGATAGTAATCATGGGTATGGTAGCGGTGATTACAAGCAGATTGAAAAATTGGTGTGAAGTAGATTGCCGTTATCCCTAAATCTTGGATGTAGTCCAGATTATCCTTAATTCCCCACAAATCACCACCCTTATACCCTTGGAGTGTGGGAGGAGCATCCCAATCTTCCCATGGTGAACTACGTAAGAAATTCTGTTGATGTTGCGGACTTCTGGCAAAGCGATCGGGGAAAATTTGGTAAAAAACAGCGTGTTTTGCCCAGTTGGGAGTGTGAAATTCCATGAAGATTTTGTCTATATTCTCTGACTATTCAGGTGCGATCGTGACAGATAGTAGTTACTTATGATTCACACTAACGATAGAAATTTTCTTGGTAATTCCCCATTCATCATCTCAAATTTCCAATTTCTCTGAACTGCGTCCCTAGAGACATTCTTTCTCTGGCTAATTTCGTTAAAATAGGCTGCTATCAATCAGATTTGTCAGAGAATAGCAATCTGATCAGCAAGTGGGCACAAATCAAGATAATCTCAGATAATTAGGGTTTTTTAGCATCTACTGAGAAGATATCTTGGCTGACACTTACTGCTTAATATTTCTTGGCAATGTCAGGAGCATTTGTCTTTGTCTTTATGCTGACCAAGAGTTGTGTTACCTTAACTGCTGAGATTACTGACTAAATTTTTCTTGGTATCGCTGAAAAATGTAGGCAATGCTACACCCCAGGAATGCACATGGATTGGATTAGCTTACTCAAAGCTCAACAGGCAGATTTTTTGCAACGGGTGAAAAAACCCAAAACCTATGATCTCTCTCTGCTAGAGAGTCCTGTCAAAGGTTGTCACA
The Calothrix sp. 336/3 DNA segment above includes these coding regions:
- a CDS encoding iron-sulfur cluster assembly accessory protein, with protein sequence MTQATQSQQQSQQRGIQLSESALRQVKMLRSSQGEDLCLRVGVRQGGCSGMSYMMDFEDVSKITDKDDVFDYDGFKIVCDRKSLLYLYGLMLDYSDAMIGGGFQFTNPNAAQTCGCGKSFGV
- a CDS encoding TetR/AcrR family transcriptional regulator; the protein is MSAKLTKAEQTLRTRRAILDRARQLFATKGYAATGTEEIINGLGITRGALYHQFHDKLGVFKAVVAEAYGEMTDYIHNQVETIEDPWEQLIVGCQAFLEIAQQGDLRRLVYIEAPAVLAAETLVEFDQYGFGLLYESIQTVVNEGKLNTIDAQGFAHLLNGSLNELAAWVAQSNDPQRLKTAQILVETLLIRHQR
- a CDS encoding GNAT family N-acetyltransferase: MTVELRTRKATYADIPFLARIVYEASLPPLNHCFWGDLLPEGTSSLAFIEAMLRADASNWGNAQDFLILEAEGKPVAAAAGYTPNLEDYCPLRLSCMEAIAHHLNWSSEVAAAFSDRYLQYWGGNCQPIFLAPQAPWIIETVAVVPEARGQGLGKTVVRALLEAGKAQQYSHAGIMIINGNNTALRTYESVGFQPYQTFYSAYFWDNYQIDFPGVTKFTLRLN
- a CDS encoding SDR family oxidoreductase, which translates into the protein MSKSFQTMLVAGASRGIGLAVAEHLAPQSQRLLAVSRTFAPIGEWIQADLSQLEGVEKVAEAIGGDRLDGLLYMGGTWETHAFTRQYSFEDCSDIDIARVIAVNLVAPIRLAKALLPALRQSDNPKIIFMGSLSGRDNFSGREVANSASKFGLRGVVHSLREELRSQQIGVTVINPGNVGTPEVIADLQANNLLGGEAIPLTDLLKIIDCVLSLSRATCVKEIDVPAMLGEGA
- a CDS encoding DNA-directed RNA polymerase subunit omega, translating into MLKRSRFETTPSQIMHRAEDLISAASNRYRITVQVANRAKRRRYEDFDSAEDMMMKPVLRAIIEMSDELTQPEIIGEV
- a CDS encoding glycoside hydrolase family 13 protein, with the protein product MEFHTPNWAKHAVFYQIFPDRFARSPQHQQNFLRSSPWEDWDAPPTLQGYKGGDLWGIKDNLDYIQDLGITAIYFTPIFQSACNHRYHTHDYYQVDPILGGNIAFREFLDAAHEKNIKIVLDGVFNHCSRGFFFFHDVLENGSYSPWIDWFEIEDFPLAPYTGDSPANYRSWVGNRALPVFNHNNPQVREYLMKIAEYWIEFGIDGWRLDVPFEISAPGFWQEFRQRVKAINPEAYIVGEIWGDSRQWLDGTQFDGVMNYLFTGATIAFTGGDRIQPQHIQGRDYEPYPPISATEYATKIHNLLQLYPWEIQLTQLNLLASHDTARLLTMADGDINTVKLATLLLMTFPGAPSIYYGDEVGLMGGIDPDCRRGFPQAQDWNQELLQTHRQLIQLRHKYPCLRIGTYEVLHAQGELYVFARIRETEVLIIAVNTGSTTINHNLDISQLTSQPEVVIYGTGTIVQLLPESHNTYLELTIPPRTGCIIAKE